One window of the Posidoniimonas polymericola genome contains the following:
- a CDS encoding sulfatase family protein: MCQVLCLIALLVLSAGLKVSAAERPNIILLMGDDHGWDETHYNGHPHLQTPALDAMAAHGLRLDHFYSAHPSCSPTRGSVLTGRHPNRYGVFAPGWSIRSQEVTIAHLLIRAGYDCAHFGKWHLGPVKASSPTNPGKMGFDHWLSHDNFFELNPELSRDGGPPEPYRGDGSEVLIDEAISYLSAEGRTSRPFCLVIWYGSPHEPYSGLPADLALYDDVPAQYNDRTVRVTSNETGEQVKRPIGDVLRERYAEITAMDRSIGRLRGWLKENDLRDNTLVWYCGDNGSWQDGIVTASLRGYKGTVYQGGVLVPGVIEWPARVTQPAVCEANAVTSDVLPTLCDLLDLPLPDRPLDGQSIAAAFDGEMTGRDNPICFWNFSTGGGKLSGLEPYYTAEVQAGTTPLVKKLGGRFTRNFRSLRIPQTDKRFFEGARAILDQPYKLVVHGGLGGADVQLFNLDNDPAEQHNLADEQPNRAAELKQRLLDWQTSVLASLTEADY; encoded by the coding sequence GTGTGTCAGGTCCTCTGCTTAATCGCGCTGCTCGTGCTGTCGGCCGGCCTGAAAGTGTCGGCCGCCGAGCGCCCCAACATCATCCTCCTGATGGGCGACGACCACGGCTGGGATGAGACCCACTACAACGGGCACCCCCACCTCCAGACGCCCGCGCTCGACGCGATGGCCGCCCACGGCCTGCGGCTCGACCACTTCTACTCGGCGCACCCGTCGTGCTCGCCGACCCGCGGCAGCGTGCTCACCGGCCGGCACCCGAACCGCTACGGTGTGTTCGCCCCCGGCTGGTCGATCCGCTCTCAAGAGGTCACGATCGCCCACCTGCTCATCCGCGCGGGCTACGACTGCGCCCACTTCGGCAAGTGGCACCTCGGCCCGGTCAAGGCGTCGTCGCCTACCAACCCCGGGAAGATGGGATTCGATCACTGGCTGTCGCACGACAATTTCTTCGAGCTAAACCCCGAGCTGTCGCGTGACGGCGGACCGCCCGAACCGTACCGGGGCGACGGCTCCGAGGTGCTCATCGACGAGGCGATCTCCTACCTGTCTGCGGAGGGACGTACGTCGCGGCCGTTCTGCCTGGTGATCTGGTACGGCTCGCCCCACGAACCGTACAGCGGGCTGCCCGCGGACCTCGCCCTCTACGACGACGTGCCCGCCCAGTACAACGACCGCACCGTCCGGGTCACCTCCAACGAGACCGGCGAGCAGGTCAAGCGGCCGATCGGCGACGTGCTCCGCGAGCGCTACGCCGAGATCACCGCCATGGACCGCTCGATCGGCCGCCTGCGTGGGTGGCTCAAAGAGAACGACCTCCGCGACAACACGCTAGTGTGGTACTGCGGCGACAACGGCAGCTGGCAGGACGGCATCGTCACTGCATCGCTCCGCGGCTACAAGGGAACCGTCTACCAGGGCGGCGTGCTCGTGCCGGGCGTCATCGAGTGGCCCGCCCGCGTCACGCAGCCGGCCGTGTGCGAAGCGAACGCCGTCACCAGCGACGTCCTGCCGACCCTGTGCGACCTGCTCGACCTGCCGCTGCCCGACCGCCCGCTCGACGGCCAGAGCATCGCCGCGGCGTTCGACGGCGAGATGACCGGCCGCGACAACCCAATCTGCTTCTGGAACTTCAGCACCGGCGGCGGCAAGCTCAGCGGCCTCGAGCCCTACTACACCGCCGAGGTACAGGCCGGCACGACCCCACTGGTGAAGAAGCTCGGCGGGCGCTTCACCCGCAACTTCCGCAGCCTCCGCATCCCGCAGACCGACAAGCGGTTCTTCGAGGGCGCCCGCGCCATCCTCGACCAGCCCTACAAGCTCGTGGTGCACGGCGGCCTGGGCGGGGCCGACGTGCAGCTCTTCAACCTCGACAACGACCCGGCCGAGCAGCACAATCTGGCAGACGAGCAGCCCAACCGCGCCGCCGAGCTGAAGCAGCGGCTCCTCGATTGGCAAACGTCGGTGCTGGCGAGCCTGACCGAGGCCGACTACTAG
- a CDS encoding glycoside hydrolase family 76 protein has protein sequence MATTDEAGQDASGNRLPSGAGKSCAITLAACVLALTLAGDALALDSQDLASYRDWGLAVGTQSIGEFRRPGTSIYAEGTNLDGDQFGGINGNAFIWAASVQFRALNSRYALDPTSPNRRLLLGFSQELHQRYWVDSADGENGYVVAPGSTERYYDDNAHMTVALMEGFELTGDSRLLERAIATHEFVLEGEDSYQDGGIYFREGSLGNKNTISTLQEARGAAMIYQATGEQQYLDDAVRLLEWSNSHVQRSDKLYYQEYRDTNIGDIGNVPLTNGAGMGVLTNLELYDITGDAAYLAEAQRVGLAAARQFTNSSTGSVWGGAYWAFELVDAWVDLYQHSGSTRWLGYAADAVEFIKNDLEDNNGHYGRDWHTVNDDSWPELDDWLLIDQASVVRAYLSTGLAEAPAPDGDYNDDGVVDAADYTVWRASVGSPAGTLPNDADGGVIGSAQYQTWRANFGAVRFTLPDGPFAAGAVPSPGGLSLLCTLTLLAAHTRRRASVHSER, from the coding sequence TTGGCTACCACAGACGAGGCGGGGCAGGACGCATCGGGCAACCGGTTGCCGAGCGGGGCAGGTAAAAGCTGCGCGATCACCCTGGCGGCGTGCGTGCTGGCGCTCACCCTGGCGGGCGACGCCCTCGCGCTCGACTCGCAGGACCTGGCCAGCTACCGCGACTGGGGCCTGGCGGTCGGCACGCAGTCGATCGGTGAGTTCCGCCGGCCCGGCACGTCGATCTACGCCGAGGGGACCAACCTCGATGGCGACCAGTTCGGCGGCATCAACGGCAACGCGTTTATCTGGGCCGCCTCGGTCCAGTTCCGCGCGCTCAACAGCCGCTACGCCCTCGACCCCACCAGCCCCAACCGGCGGCTGCTGCTCGGCTTCTCGCAGGAACTCCACCAGCGGTACTGGGTCGACAGCGCCGACGGCGAGAACGGCTACGTCGTCGCGCCCGGCTCCACCGAACGCTACTACGACGACAACGCCCACATGACGGTCGCGTTGATGGAGGGCTTCGAGCTGACCGGCGACTCGCGGTTGTTGGAGCGGGCGATCGCCACCCACGAGTTTGTCCTGGAGGGTGAGGACAGCTACCAGGACGGCGGCATCTACTTCCGCGAGGGCTCGCTGGGCAACAAGAACACCATCTCCACGCTGCAGGAGGCCCGTGGGGCCGCCATGATCTACCAGGCCACCGGCGAGCAGCAGTACCTGGACGACGCTGTCCGCCTGCTCGAGTGGTCTAACAGCCACGTGCAGCGGTCGGACAAGCTGTACTACCAGGAGTACCGCGACACGAACATCGGCGACATCGGCAACGTGCCGCTGACCAACGGCGCCGGCATGGGCGTGCTGACCAACCTCGAGCTGTACGACATCACCGGCGACGCCGCTTACCTGGCCGAGGCGCAGCGCGTCGGCCTGGCCGCGGCCCGGCAGTTCACCAACTCTTCGACCGGCAGCGTCTGGGGCGGCGCCTACTGGGCCTTCGAGCTGGTCGACGCGTGGGTCGACCTGTACCAGCACAGCGGTTCCACCCGCTGGCTCGGCTACGCGGCGGACGCGGTGGAGTTCATCAAGAACGACCTCGAGGACAACAACGGCCACTACGGCCGCGACTGGCACACCGTCAACGACGACTCTTGGCCCGAGCTCGACGACTGGCTGCTCATCGACCAGGCGTCGGTCGTGCGGGCGTACCTGTCGACCGGCCTGGCCGAGGCGCCCGCGCCCGACGGCGACTACAACGACGACGGCGTCGTAGACGCGGCCGACTACACGGTGTGGCGGGCGAGCGTCGGCTCGCCGGCCGGCACGCTGCCCAACGATGCGGACGGCGGCGTCATTGGTTCGGCGCAGTACCAGACCTGGCGGGCCAATTTCGGCGCCGTCCGGTTCACGCTGCCGGACGGGCCGTTCGCCGCGGGCGCCGTGCCGTCTCCCGGTGGGCTGAGCCTGCTTTGCACTCTGACGTTGCTTGCAGCGCACACACGCCGTCGCGCGAGCGTGCATTCCGAACGCTAG
- a CDS encoding PA2169 family four-helix-bundle protein: MATITNTNSTTADLTDETVEKLRELRRLNIDSAKGFEECAELVKDHGVKEAFSEIAKTRREQAETLATHVEFSEGAEEERGSYAAAAHRSWIKVRDAFSSDSVLTALEEAEKGEDQIKDAYEDALKGLSGTPVYSVITEQYGSVKKTHDRVRDLRDLKRSS; encoded by the coding sequence ATGGCTACGATTACGAATACGAACAGCACTACTGCTGACCTAACTGATGAGACGGTAGAGAAGCTCCGCGAGCTCCGCCGCTTGAATATCGATTCGGCGAAGGGCTTCGAAGAGTGCGCCGAGCTGGTCAAGGACCACGGCGTGAAGGAGGCGTTTTCGGAGATCGCGAAGACGCGGCGCGAGCAGGCCGAGACGCTTGCCACGCATGTCGAGTTTAGCGAGGGCGCTGAGGAGGAACGCGGCAGCTATGCGGCAGCGGCGCACCGCAGCTGGATCAAGGTCCGCGACGCGTTCAGCTCGGACTCGGTGCTTACCGCGCTCGAGGAAGCCGAGAAGGGTGAGGACCAGATAAAAGACGCCTATGAGGACGCCCTGAAGGGCCTCAGCGGCACGCCGGTCTACTCCGTGATTACCGAGCAGTACGGGAGTGTGAAGAAGACTCACGACCGGGTCCGCGACCTGCGTGACCTGAAACGCAGCAGCTAG
- a CDS encoding TspO/MBR family protein, whose amino-acid sequence MLTKPTQAFGLAGWLALCFAVAAIGAAASTQARSFYSEITQPTWAPPGWVFGPVWTVLYATMGVAAWLVWRRGGFAAHRGPLLLFLTQLSANAVWSWLFFAWRHGLWSVLDIVLLWVLIAATMAAFWRVQKAAALLLAPYLLWVTFAAALNLAIWRMNPGAL is encoded by the coding sequence ATGCTCACCAAACCGACTCAGGCCTTCGGACTCGCTGGCTGGCTTGCCCTCTGCTTCGCGGTCGCCGCCATCGGCGCGGCGGCGTCGACACAGGCGCGGTCCTTCTACAGCGAGATCACCCAGCCCACCTGGGCGCCGCCCGGCTGGGTGTTCGGGCCGGTGTGGACCGTACTGTACGCCACGATGGGCGTCGCGGCCTGGTTGGTGTGGCGGCGGGGAGGGTTCGCCGCCCACCGCGGTCCGCTGCTGCTGTTCTTGACGCAGCTATCAGCCAACGCGGTTTGGAGCTGGTTGTTCTTCGCCTGGCGGCACGGGCTGTGGTCGGTCTTGGATATCGTGCTGCTGTGGGTCTTGATTGCGGCGACCATGGCGGCGTTCTGGCGGGTGCAGAAGGCGGCCGCGCTGCTCCTGGCCCCCTACTTGCTGTGGGTCACGTTCGCGGCTGCGCTGAACCTCGCCATCTGGCGGATGAACCCCGGAGCGCTCTAG
- a CDS encoding sulfatase: MPRLLCCLPLLLGSLLAPAAHGVSIRCPNIVLIMADDLGYTDLGCFGSRYYETPNIDRLAGEGMRLTNHHMCQNCAPTRAALMSGQYGPRTGVYTVGGIRRFDWSMRPLRPVDNVTRLPLDLETIADRLKAAGYATGMFGKWHLGAGEQHHPASRGFDEAIVSAGRHLDFKTAPQVDHPEGEYLADFLTDKAVDFIERHQQQDFFLYLPHFGVHSPYQAKQDLISKFQEKPPVDGHNNPTYAAMIASVDESVGRVMQTLDRLGLAGDTLVIFVSDNGGVGGYVREGIKPRGDITDNAPLRSGKGSLYEGGTRVPMVVRWPGVTAPGTSCNTPTIHVDFYPTLLEVGMALAPDQPLDGESLAPLLRDPAARLERDAVFQHFPGYLGAGKNRWRTTPVSLIQQGDWKLMEFLEDGRLELYNLVDDIGETNNLASAKPDKAAELLGRLKQWREEIGAPMPTRQTPQS, encoded by the coding sequence ATGCCGCGTCTCTTGTGCTGCTTGCCACTGCTGCTGGGGTCGCTCCTGGCGCCCGCCGCCCACGGCGTATCGATCCGGTGCCCCAACATCGTGCTGATCATGGCCGACGACCTCGGCTACACCGACCTGGGGTGCTTCGGCAGCCGCTATTACGAGACCCCCAACATCGACCGCCTGGCGGGCGAGGGGATGCGGCTCACCAACCACCACATGTGCCAGAACTGCGCCCCAACCCGCGCGGCGCTGATGAGCGGCCAGTACGGCCCGCGGACCGGCGTCTACACGGTGGGCGGCATCCGCAGGTTCGACTGGAGCATGCGGCCGCTCCGCCCGGTCGACAACGTGACCCGGTTGCCGCTCGACCTCGAGACGATCGCCGACCGGCTCAAGGCGGCCGGTTACGCCACCGGCATGTTCGGCAAGTGGCACCTCGGCGCCGGCGAGCAGCACCACCCGGCGAGCCGCGGCTTCGACGAGGCGATCGTCAGCGCCGGCCGGCACTTAGACTTCAAAACCGCGCCCCAGGTCGACCACCCCGAGGGCGAGTACCTGGCCGACTTCCTGACCGACAAGGCGGTCGACTTCATCGAGCGTCACCAGCAGCAAGACTTCTTCCTCTACCTGCCGCACTTCGGCGTCCACAGCCCGTACCAGGCGAAGCAGGACCTGATCAGCAAGTTCCAAGAGAAGCCGCCGGTCGACGGTCACAACAACCCGACCTACGCGGCGATGATCGCCTCGGTCGACGAGAGCGTCGGCCGCGTGATGCAGACGCTCGACCGGCTCGGCCTGGCCGGCGACACGCTCGTGATCTTCGTCAGCGACAACGGCGGCGTCGGCGGCTACGTCCGCGAGGGGATCAAGCCGCGGGGCGACATCACCGACAACGCTCCACTGCGGAGCGGCAAGGGGAGCCTGTACGAAGGGGGCACGCGGGTCCCGATGGTGGTCCGCTGGCCCGGAGTCACGGCGCCAGGGACGAGCTGCAACACGCCGACCATCCACGTCGACTTCTACCCGACGCTGCTCGAGGTCGGGATGGCGTTGGCGCCCGACCAGCCGCTCGACGGCGAGAGCCTTGCCCCGCTGCTGCGCGACCCAGCCGCCAGACTGGAACGCGACGCCGTTTTCCAGCACTTCCCGGGCTACCTCGGCGCCGGCAAGAACCGCTGGCGGACCACGCCGGTCAGCCTTATCCAGCAGGGCGACTGGAAGCTGATGGAGTTCCTCGAAGACGGCCGGCTCGAGCTCTACAATCTGGTCGACGACATCGGCGAAACCAACAACCTGGCGTCCGCCAAGCCCGACAAAGCGGCGGAGTTGCTTGGGCGGCTGAAGCAGTGGCGGGAGGAGATCGGTGCGCCGATGCCGACCAGGCAAACCCCGCAGAGTTAA